Proteins found in one Microtus pennsylvanicus isolate mMicPen1 chromosome 14, mMicPen1.hap1, whole genome shotgun sequence genomic segment:
- the LOC142834638 gene encoding large ribosomal subunit protein uL14-like — protein MSKRGRGGSSGAKFRISLGLPVGAVINCADNTGAKNLYIISVKGIKGRLNRLPAAGVGDMVMATVKKGKPELRKKVHPAVVTRQRKSYRRKDGVFLYFEDNAGVIVNNKGEMKGSAITGPVAKECADLWPRIASNAGSIA, from the coding sequence ATGTCGAAGCGAGGACGTGGTGGGTCCTCCGGAGCGAAATTCCGGATATCCCTGGGTCTTCCGGTAGGAGCTGTGATCAACTGTGCTGACAATACAGGAGCCAAAAATTTGTATATCATCTCTGTGAAGGGAATCAAGGGACGGCTGAACAGACTTCCTGCTGCTGGTGTGGGCGACATGGTGATGGCCACGGTTAAGAAAGGCAAACCAGAGCTGAGAAAAAAGGTCCATCCAGCCGTTGTAACTCGACAACGAAAGTCATATCGAAGAAAAGATGGGGTGTTTCTCTATTTTGAAGACAACGCAGGGGTCATAGTAAACAATAAAGGCGAGATGAAAGGTTCTGCTATCACGGGTCCAGTTGCAAAGGAGTGTGCAGACTTGTGGCCCAGGATTGCATCGAATGCAGGCAGCATTGCGTGA